GCCCAATACGCCGTGATGATGCGCCAGGAAGGCAGGTCCTTGGCCGGACGAGAAATCGCCTTCGATGTGGAGATCACCGGGCCGCAGGGCAGTGCGCGTCTGCGCGGGGTGATGGACCGGGTGGAGCTGGATGCCAACGGGAACCCCTGGATCGTCGACCTGAAGACCGGAAAGTCCCAGCCCGCGGGCAAGGACGTGGAGCGTCACCCGCAGCTCGGTGCCTACCAGGCGGCAGTCTTGGCCGGCGGACTACACGACCAGGTCCCGGGTCTGGGTTCGGACCAGCCTATCGGCGCCTCGCTGGTCCAGCTGGGAACCACCACCAAGACCCCGCGCGAACAGGCGCAACCGGCGATCGAAGCCGAGGACTGGGCCACGCCCATGGTCCTGGCGGCCGCGGCGCTCATGGGTGACGCCGATTTCCTCACCCGGCATGATCCGGCCCGGGGCGGACGCTCCGGAAGTAATTGCAGGCTGCCCTCGGTCTGTCCCTTGTGTAGTGAAGGAAAGCAGGTCACCGAGCCGTGAGCCAGAACATCGTGAGCCAGGACGCCGAAACCCAGCCCACCCCCCGTTTCACCCCGGAGGAACTTGCCACGCTGCTGGGACAGCACCAGCCCACCAAGGAGCAGTCGTCGATCATCTCCTCGCCGTTGGAACCGCTGCTGGTGGTCGCTGGCGCCGGATCGGGCAAGACGGCGACCATGGCCGACCGGGTGGTGTGGCTGGTAGCCAACGGACAGGTGAAACCGGAACAGATCCTCGGCGTGACATTCACCCGCAAGGCGGCCGGTGAGCTGGCCCAGCGCATCCGCGGACAGCTGGAGAAGCTCGCCCGCTCGGGACTGTTGCAGCTCGAGGACAACGAGGTGCTGCTTGACCCCTCGGTATCCACCTACCATTCATATGCCAACACCCTGGTCCAAGATCACGGGCTGCGCATCGGCGTGGAACCCGATACGGTGCTGCTCGGCTCGGCCCAGGCCTGGCAGCTGGCGGCGGAGGTGGTCGACGCCTACACCGGTGACTATGAGCATCTGGTCTCCTCCAAGTCGACGCTGATCGACTCGGTGGTGACGTTCGCCTCCGAATGCGCCGAGCATCTGGTCGACCCGCTGACCGCCAAGGAATGGACGCGGGACCTGGTCGCGCACCTCGAATCCCTCCCATACCGCACCGATAAGAAGGCAGCTCCCTCGCAGGAGGCCCGCAAGTTGCTGGACAAGCTGCGCACTCGGGTGACCATCTCCGAATTGGCCACCGCCTACGCCACTGCCAAGGCCGAGCGCGGGGTGTTGGACTACGGCGATCTGGTGGCCCTGGCGGCCCGGATCGCCCGGACCGTTCCCGCCGCGGCGGATGCCGAACGTTCCCGCTTCAAGGTGGTCCTGCTCGACGAATTCCAGGACACCTCCCACGCACAGATGGTGCTCTTCTCCTGCCTGTATGCGCAGGGCCACGCGGTGACCGCGGTAGGGGACCCGAACCAATCCATCTACGGCTTCCGCGGCGCATCGGCGGGCCAGCTCTTCCGCTTCCCCGAGGAATTCCCAGCGGTCCGCGGTGAGAATCGGGCCCCTGCGGCCGTCGCGTTCCTGACCACGGCCTGGCGCAACTCGAAGAACGTGCTCGAGGCCGCCAACGCGATCTCGGCGCCGCTGAACATGGTGGACCCGAACCACGGCAGCGCCCGTGTCACCGTTCCTCCGTTGGTGCCCAGCCCCTTTGCCGGGGACGGCGTGGTGGAACTTTGCCGCCACCCCACCACCGGGACCGAGGCCTCGGCGCTGGCTGCCCGCTTCATCGCCGAACGCCAGCGCTTCCTAGCTGAACACGGGCGCACCCCGACCATGTCGGTACTCTGCCGCACCCGCGGCCAGTTGGCCCCGATCGCGCAGGGACTGGCCGAGGCCGGGATCCCGTATGAGATTGTGGGCCTGGGAGGGTTGCTCGGAATGCCCGAAATCACCGACCTGGTCTCCACCCTGAGGGTCCTGGTCGAACCCGGCCGCTCAGATGCGCTACTGCGTCTGATCTCCGGTGCCCGGTGGCGGCTGGGCCCGGCAGACCTGATGGCTTTTGCCGACTGGTCCCGCTTCCTGGCCCGGCGCCGCGACCATGCCATCCGGTCCGGAGCGGCAACCGACGTGGAAACGGCCGACAGTGCCGAAGGCGCCCGCGTTGCCGAGGCCAGAGCCGAACTTAACGACGCTGCAAGCCTCATCGAGGCCCTGGACTGGCTGCCGCATGCCGACTGGGTCAGCTCGGACGGACGCTCGCTGAGCACCGAGGGCCTGTCTCGTCTGACTCGGCTGCGCGATGAAATTCGCTACCTGCGCGGGTTCGTCGACGACGACCTTGATTCGCTGCTGCGTGAGGCCGAACGGTCCATGCTGCTGGACATCGAAGTGGCTGCCAAGCCGGGCGTGGGCATCCACGAGGCCCGCCGGCACCTTGACGCGTTTGCCGACGTGGCTGACGACTACGCGCGCAGCGGGCTGCGCGTGGACCTGTTGGGCTTCCTCACCTGGCTGGATGCCGCTGCCGAACAGGAGGGGGGACTGGCAGTGATTCAGCCCGAAGCCAGCCCCGACACCGTACAGCTGCTGACCATCCACGCCTCCAAGGGCCTGGAATGGGACGTGGTGGCGGTGACCGGCCTGAACGAGGGCATTTTCCCCACGGCGCGGGACTCGCGCTGGACCAGCGGGGACTCCTCACTGCCCTGGCCGCTGCGTGGTGACCGGCACGACCTGCCGCAATGGGACACCGACCAGCCGAGCCTCTTCGAGGCCCTCAAGGCGGAGGGGGTCTTCAAATCCGAAGTGCTGGCCCATGGCGAGGACGAGGAACGCCGGTTGGCGTATGTGGCTCTGACCCGTGCCCGGACACTGCTATTGTGCTCGGCCACGGCTTGGACCGGGACCCGGACCAAGATGACTGCCCCCTCGAGGTTCATGAGCGACCTGCTGCCGCTGGCCGAGGGGCAGCGCCCCAGCGCGCACATCGCCGACTGGGTCGAGGACGACCAGGCGCCGGAGGAGAACCCGTTCCGGGAGGAACCGCTTGAATCACGCTGGCCCTATGATCCACTCGAGGGCCCGATTATCGTCGGTGGGGGAACGGTCCGGCCACGCCGCCCGGGCCGCCGCGCGGCGCTGGAAACCGCCGCGCGCTCAGTCATCGAGGCCACCGCCGCATTGCGCGAGGAACCGGAAGCCGGCATTGTCCCCGCCACGGAACAGGGCAACCAATGGGCGAATGAGGCCGAACTACTGGTGCGCCGGGCGGAGACCGACCAGAAGGCCCAACGCCAGGCGGCGATGCCGCAGCACGTGCGGGCCTCGGTGTTCGTGGACCTGGCGACGGACGCCAAGTCTGTGGTTGATGAGATCCGCCGTCCGGTACCGCGCCGACCGGGTACGGCAGCGCGCCGCGGAACCGCCTTCCACGCGTGGCTGGAGGAATACTTCGACTCCACCGGGATGCTGGACCTGGGAGATTTCATGGGTGCCGCGGATGCCTACATCGAGGATGCGCTGGGACTCGAAGACATGAAGGCGGCATTCCTCGCCTCCGAATGGGCCGACCGTCAACCGGAGATCGTGGAGGTCGCCATCGAGACCCGCATCGGCCCGGTATCTGTGCGCGGGCGCATCGATGCGGTGTTCCGGGACCCCGACGGGTCCTGGCTGCTGGTGGACTGGAAGACCGGACGGGTGCCCAGTGGGGAAGCGCTGCGGATCAAGTCGCTGCAGCTGGCGGTGTACCGGCTGGGCTGGGCCAGATTGAAGGGCATCGACGTCCAGGACGTGAAGGCGGCGTTCTACTATGTCGCCCAGGGCAAGACGATCCGCCCGCATGACCTCGCGGACGAAGCGGACCTCGAAGAGTTGGTCAGGACATCCATGGGCCAGCTGGCCGGGATGCCTGACGCCGGAGCTTAAATCCCGATCCACGAAGCCGCTTCCGGAAGCCGTATGATTCCGGGGCTGGGAAGCGGCATCGTTCTCGGGTACCGCGCCTATGCGGCGTAATTTCTGCGGCATGCGCCAAGGGAAAAGTCGGTCACCCACCGGGCGACCGGCTTTTTCCTTGGCCCTAGGCCGGCTGCGGACCTTCGTCGGAGTCGGTGCCCTTCGCCTCCGGCGGTTCCTCGGCCAGCCGCTTGGCCTCGAGCAACGGAATGGCCGAGGTCGACGGCTCGGCATCAACGGCAGTGTCCCGGTCATCGGCTGTGGATTCGGACTGTAGTGCCCGCCGAATCAGCGGGATCGCATCGGTGGCGGGTCCCGGATCAACCAGCGCTACGGGCTTGACCGGGACCGGCTGCGGCGTCGGCTCGTCGGCCTCGTCCTCGGGCTCGTCTTCGTCTTGCGGCTCCAAGGCAGGCTGAGGAGCGGCGGCAGGCTCGGCAGCGCGCATCGTCGGTGCCTCAGTGCGCGGCGGACGCGGGGGTTCGACGACGCTGATCGGCTGGCCGCCGTGCTCGGCAATGTCCTCGTCCAAGTCGGTCAGCATGCCCTTGGCCTCCGCAATGCGCGCCGGATCACCGGAGCCAATGGCCTTGGCCAACCACTGGGCGAGCGCGAACTCGGCCGCCAGCGCTGCGCGACGCATGATGTGCGGGTCCGCCTTGTCGCCGCGGACGCGGACGTAGGCCTCCAATGCGGTGTCTGCGAACGACTGGTCAGAGACGGCGGCGAGCCAGGCGAAGTCATCGGCCGGGTCGCCCACGTGCAGGTCGGTCCACCCGGTGACGGCAACGACCTTGCCGTCTTCGAGCAGCAGCTGGTCCTCATGCAGGTCCCCATGGACCACTGTGGTGTTGAAACGCCACAGCGCCACGTCCTCCAGCGCATGTTCCCAGCGACGAAGCAGCCGTGAGGGGATCATGCCGGTGGTGGCCGACTGGTCGAGTTCGTTCAGCCTGCGTTGGCGGATCAGGTCGGCCGTGTAGGTGGGAAGGTCCGAGCGTTCCACCACCGTATCGGGCAGTGCATGGATCGCGGCCATGACGGTGCCGATGTCTGCGGCCGTCTTGGAGCCCAGCCCGACGAGCGAATCAAGATCGTAGTATCCGCCGGGCAAATGGTGGTAGACGAACGTGCGCAGCGAACCCTGGCGCACAGTTCCGGCGACCGAGGGAAGCTGGAAGGGCAGGGAGGCGCGCAGGTTCGGGGAGAAGGTACGCAGCGCGGTCAGCTCGGCTTCTAGCCGCATGCTGGCTTCCTCGTGGCGTGGCGAACGGACGCGCCAGCGGTTCTTCTGGGCGTCCACGATGAGGACCGAATCAAAATCGTCCCCGCCGTCGGGGACACCGGCAACGCCCGTAGGTGCCAAACCGGGGACCGCAGCGGTCGCGATGGCAGCAAGTTCCATGGGAGAGCGTTTCACATCCCCCACCGTAATCGTCAACAGTGCTTCCGGGTACCCGTGGCGCGCCGAATCAGCAGATTCAGCCGGAACATCCAGCCAGAGCCCACCTTGGCGTGCACTGTACCGCTCCGGGGGAGCCCGGGGGCTCCCTTTCCACACATGATGCGTGGCCGGTGTGCGCGAAAGTGCGCCGGTGCGTACGGTTAGTACCATGATCTTTGCGAAGCCCCAGCCCGACAGCAACTACCCGGCACTCGGTGACCTGCCACTGTCCCGGACCGAGGTGGACCGCGGATGCGAACGGCGCACGGACGAGGGCTGGCTGCCCTCCCTGCTGGTGGCTCCCGGCACCCGCATCCTCATCCTGGTTGCGGGGCGCGCACACGTCCACGACGGAACGCTGGTCTTCGTGGACGCTGCCGACGTGCCGGATGGTGCGCTGTATGTCTACCTGGGCTCCGCAGGCGGAACCGAAATGGTTCTGGCGGCCTTCCACGAGGCGCCAGCGGGCCTGGCCACTTCGGTTCAATGGCTGGGCCTGCGCGACGTCGCGGCAGGTCTCTCTGCGCGCGATGCGGGACTCTTCGTCGAGGCCGTGGCCATCGCCAACTGGCACACGGGACACAAGCACTGCCCGCGCTGCGGCGCGGCACTGGAGGTGGTCCAGAGCGGCTGGGTCCGCAGGTGCCCAGCCGACGGATCCCTGCACTTCCCGCGGACCGATCCAGCGATCATCGTGGCCATCACCGATGAATCCGACAGGTTGCTGCTAGGGGCCAACGCCCAATGGGGTGGAAAGCGATATTCGACGCTCGCTGGCTTCGTTGAACCCGGTGAATCGCTGGAGGCGGCGGTCATCCGCGAGGTGGCCGAGGAATCCGGCGTCGCCGTGACCGACCCGCGTTACATGGGTTCCCAGCCATGGCCCTTCCCCTGCTCGCTGATGCTCGGCTTCACGGCCCGCGCCACCAGCACCGATCTGGTCCCGGACGGCGAGGAGATCATTGACCTGCGCTGGTTCACCCGCGAGGAACTCGCGGAGGAGGTCCGCACGGGGCAGATCGGGGTGCCCATGGGCGTCTCCATCTCCAGCGCGCTGATAGAAAACTGGTACGGCGGGACGCTACCGGAACCCGAAACGCTGGAGAACTAGCCCATGGAGTCCATTGAGGAACGGATCCTGGCGGGCCTGGACGACGAACAGCGTCAGGTTGCCACGACGCTGACCGGACCGCTGTGCGTGCTGGCCGGCGCCGGGACCGGCAAGACCCGGGCCATCACCCATCGCATCGCCTATGGCGTGCACTCCGGGGTCTACCAGCCCGGTCAGGTCCTGGCCGTCACCTTCACCGCCCGCGCGGCCGGAGAAATGCGTTCGCGCCTGCGCGACTTGGGTGCCGGCGGCGTTCAGGCCCGCACCTTCCACGCCGCCGCGCTGCGCCAACTGCAGTACTTCTGGCCCCAGGCCATCGGCGGGGAACTGCCGGGCATCGTGGACTACAAGGCACCCCTGCTCACCGAGGCGGCCCGCCGCCTCCGGCTGAACACCGACCGCGCCAGCATCCGGGACCTTGCCTCGGAGATCGAATGGGCCAAGGTCTCCATGCTCACCCCCGAAGGGTACGTGGCCGCCGCCACGGCGGCGGACCGAGGGGAACCCGGTGGGCTGGACCCGATCACCATCTCCCGGCTTTTCCAGGCTTACGAGGATGTGAAGACCGACCGCCGCTACATCGACTTCGAAGACGTGCTGCTGCTGACGGTGGGCATCCTCGACGACGACCCGCGCGTCGCGGCTTCGGTCCGCGACCAATACCGCCACTTCGTGGTGGATGAGTACCAGGATGTTTCCCCGCTCCAGCAGCGGATTCTTGACCTGTGGCTGGGCGGGCGCGAGGAGCTCTGCGTGGTCGGCGACTCCAGCCAGACCATCTACTCCTTCACCGGGGCTACCCCGCGCCACCTGCTCGAATTCACCACCCGACACCCGCAGGCGCAGGTAGTCAAGCTGGTGCGCGACTACCGCTCCACTCCGCAGGTCGTTTCATTGGCCAACCGCCTGCTCGCCGCCCGACGCCCCGAACCGGGCGTCCCGGACCGCAACGTGTCCTGGCCGACCCCGCTGGAGCTCATCGCCCAGCGCGATAACGGTCCGGCCCCCGAATACACCGAATGCAAGGACGACGATGCCGAGGCCGCACATGTGGCGGCGCGCATCCGCGACCTGATCGCCTCCGGTGTCCCGGCCGCCGAGATAGCGGTGCTGTATCGCACCAACGGCCAGTCCGAGGCTTACGAGCAGGCACTATCGGCGCTGGGCATCGGCTACCTGTTGCGCGGCGGCGAACGCTTCTTCCAGCGTCGCGAAGTCCGCGACGGCATCCTGCAATTGCGTGCTGCCTCCCGCACCCCGGCCGAGGAATCGGTCCCGCAGCTGACCCGCGACATCCTCGCCTCGCTGGGCTACACCTCGGCGGCTCCCAGTGGCGGCGGAGCCGTCCGCGAGAAGTGGGAGTCGCTGGCGGCGTTGGTGGCGCTGGCCGAGGAACTGAGCGAGGCTCGCTCCGGCGGTGAGACCCCCTTTACGCTGCGTGACTTCGTCTCCGAGCTGGAGGAGCGGTCCGCCTCGCAGCATGCGCCCACGGTCCAGGGCGTCACGCTGGCCTCATTGCACTCGGCCAAGGGTCTGGAATGGGACGCAGTGTTCCTAGTCGGGCTCTCCGAGGGCCTGATGCCGATCTCCTTCGCCGATGACCAGGCCGGCTACGACGAGGAACGGCGCCTGCTCTATGTGGGCATCACCCGGGCACGCAAACACCTGTCGCTGAGCTGGTCGCTGGCCCGGACCGCCGGCGGCCGGGCCCACCGGCGCCCCTCGCGCTACCTGGACGGGCTGCGTCCACCGGGATCGGGCCGGACCCAGGCCAAACCCGTGACGGCGCGCAGGAAGCTCGCTGCCCCGGCGACCTGCAGGGTCTGCGGCACGACGCTGTCGGCCGCTGCCGAGCGCAAGCTCAACCGTTGCAGGAACTGTCCGGCGGGATACGACGAGGCGGTCTTCGAGGGGCTGCGGTCTTGGCGGCTGAACATCGCCCAGGAGAATTCGATCCCCGCGTTCGTGATCTTCACCGACGCCACCCTGATGGCCATCGCCGAGGCCAATCCGGCGGACATCAACGCCCTGGCCCAGATCTCGGGTGTGGGCCGCTCCAAGCTGGAGAAATACGGCGAAGACGTACTGGGGATCCTGGGGCAGGGCGACGGCCCCGCCTGAACCGCGGTTCAGGCGGCTTCTTCCAGCGCCTCGAGACAGGAACATCCGGCGCGGGCTTCGGCCGGGACATGAACCACGGCCCCCGATGCCAGATCGATCTCCACTACGGTGTCGGCGCAGGAGGGGATATTCACCTGGTCGATGAGCATCAGGCACTGGGTGGAGGCGATCCCGGCGATGGTCGCCGCCAGCGAGAGCTCGGGATGGATCACCGGTCCTCCCGGCGGGTGAACGGCTCCGGCCTGGGCTGTGAAGCATTCCGGGCACAGCCCCAGACCGGGAAGCAGCAGCGGGCCGATGCGCGCCCCGGATTCGAGCAGGACCACAGGCAGCAGGCCCAGACATGCCGGAGCGGCCGGCAGCATGGACCGCGCGCCTGATCCGAAGACCACTTCGAGGATGCCCGGCTGCAGCCCCGGT
Above is a window of Paeniglutamicibacter cryotolerans DNA encoding:
- a CDS encoding ATP-dependent helicase; amino-acid sequence: MSQNIVSQDAETQPTPRFTPEELATLLGQHQPTKEQSSIISSPLEPLLVVAGAGSGKTATMADRVVWLVANGQVKPEQILGVTFTRKAAGELAQRIRGQLEKLARSGLLQLEDNEVLLDPSVSTYHSYANTLVQDHGLRIGVEPDTVLLGSAQAWQLAAEVVDAYTGDYEHLVSSKSTLIDSVVTFASECAEHLVDPLTAKEWTRDLVAHLESLPYRTDKKAAPSQEARKLLDKLRTRVTISELATAYATAKAERGVLDYGDLVALAARIARTVPAAADAERSRFKVVLLDEFQDTSHAQMVLFSCLYAQGHAVTAVGDPNQSIYGFRGASAGQLFRFPEEFPAVRGENRAPAAVAFLTTAWRNSKNVLEAANAISAPLNMVDPNHGSARVTVPPLVPSPFAGDGVVELCRHPTTGTEASALAARFIAERQRFLAEHGRTPTMSVLCRTRGQLAPIAQGLAEAGIPYEIVGLGGLLGMPEITDLVSTLRVLVEPGRSDALLRLISGARWRLGPADLMAFADWSRFLARRRDHAIRSGAATDVETADSAEGARVAEARAELNDAASLIEALDWLPHADWVSSDGRSLSTEGLSRLTRLRDEIRYLRGFVDDDLDSLLREAERSMLLDIEVAAKPGVGIHEARRHLDAFADVADDYARSGLRVDLLGFLTWLDAAAEQEGGLAVIQPEASPDTVQLLTIHASKGLEWDVVAVTGLNEGIFPTARDSRWTSGDSSLPWPLRGDRHDLPQWDTDQPSLFEALKAEGVFKSEVLAHGEDEERRLAYVALTRARTLLLCSATAWTGTRTKMTAPSRFMSDLLPLAEGQRPSAHIADWVEDDQAPEENPFREEPLESRWPYDPLEGPIIVGGGTVRPRRPGRRAALETAARSVIEATAALREEPEAGIVPATEQGNQWANEAELLVRRAETDQKAQRQAAMPQHVRASVFVDLATDAKSVVDEIRRPVPRRPGTAARRGTAFHAWLEEYFDSTGMLDLGDFMGAADAYIEDALGLEDMKAAFLASEWADRQPEIVEVAIETRIGPVSVRGRIDAVFRDPDGSWLLVDWKTGRVPSGEALRIKSLQLAVYRLGWARLKGIDVQDVKAAFYYVAQGKTIRPHDLADEADLEELVRTSMGQLAGMPDAGA
- a CDS encoding phosphotransferase, giving the protein MELAAIATAAVPGLAPTGVAGVPDGGDDFDSVLIVDAQKNRWRVRSPRHEEASMRLEAELTALRTFSPNLRASLPFQLPSVAGTVRQGSLRTFVYHHLPGGYYDLDSLVGLGSKTAADIGTVMAAIHALPDTVVERSDLPTYTADLIRQRRLNELDQSATTGMIPSRLLRRWEHALEDVALWRFNTTVVHGDLHEDQLLLEDGKVVAVTGWTDLHVGDPADDFAWLAAVSDQSFADTALEAYVRVRGDKADPHIMRRAALAAEFALAQWLAKAIGSGDPARIAEAKGMLTDLDEDIAEHGGQPISVVEPPRPPRTEAPTMRAAEPAAAPQPALEPQDEDEPEDEADEPTPQPVPVKPVALVDPGPATDAIPLIRRALQSESTADDRDTAVDAEPSTSAIPLLEAKRLAEEPPEAKGTDSDEGPQPA
- the nudC gene encoding NAD(+) diphosphatase — translated: MIFAKPQPDSNYPALGDLPLSRTEVDRGCERRTDEGWLPSLLVAPGTRILILVAGRAHVHDGTLVFVDAADVPDGALYVYLGSAGGTEMVLAAFHEAPAGLATSVQWLGLRDVAAGLSARDAGLFVEAVAIANWHTGHKHCPRCGAALEVVQSGWVRRCPADGSLHFPRTDPAIIVAITDESDRLLLGANAQWGGKRYSTLAGFVEPGESLEAAVIREVAEESGVAVTDPRYMGSQPWPFPCSLMLGFTARATSTDLVPDGEEIIDLRWFTREELAEEVRTGQIGVPMGVSISSALIENWYGGTLPEPETLEN
- a CDS encoding ATP-dependent DNA helicase UvrD2 — protein: MESIEERILAGLDDEQRQVATTLTGPLCVLAGAGTGKTRAITHRIAYGVHSGVYQPGQVLAVTFTARAAGEMRSRLRDLGAGGVQARTFHAAALRQLQYFWPQAIGGELPGIVDYKAPLLTEAARRLRLNTDRASIRDLASEIEWAKVSMLTPEGYVAAATAADRGEPGGLDPITISRLFQAYEDVKTDRRYIDFEDVLLLTVGILDDDPRVAASVRDQYRHFVVDEYQDVSPLQQRILDLWLGGREELCVVGDSSQTIYSFTGATPRHLLEFTTRHPQAQVVKLVRDYRSTPQVVSLANRLLAARRPEPGVPDRNVSWPTPLELIAQRDNGPAPEYTECKDDDAEAAHVAARIRDLIASGVPAAEIAVLYRTNGQSEAYEQALSALGIGYLLRGGERFFQRREVRDGILQLRAASRTPAEESVPQLTRDILASLGYTSAAPSGGGAVREKWESLAALVALAEELSEARSGGETPFTLRDFVSELEERSASQHAPTVQGVTLASLHSAKGLEWDAVFLVGLSEGLMPISFADDQAGYDEERRLLYVGITRARKHLSLSWSLARTAGGRAHRRPSRYLDGLRPPGSGRTQAKPVTARRKLAAPATCRVCGTTLSAAAERKLNRCRNCPAGYDEAVFEGLRSWRLNIAQENSIPAFVIFTDATLMAIAEANPADINALAQISGVGRSKLEKYGEDVLGILGQGDGPA